One window of the Trifolium pratense cultivar HEN17-A07 linkage group LG2, ARS_RC_1.1, whole genome shotgun sequence genome contains the following:
- the LOC123906253 gene encoding monoacylglycerol lipase ABHD6-like has product MGSSSRCFSFTTWSDRWFRHSFSKSGLKSTTTDLGDGTVMHCWVPKTLKKHKPTLILIHGIGANAMWQWNRFISQFTRHFNVYVPDLVFFGDSTTTRPERSEQFQAKCVMGLLEGHGVSRMSVVGLSYGGFVAYSMAAMFPEKVVKLVVCCAGVCMEDKDMDDGLFQVKSVDEAVSVLLPQTPEMIKELVNLTFFKPIRTLPNWFLNDFIEVMCIEHRQEKKELIQALHKDRNLSNLPKITQPMLIIWGEHDRVFPLELAHRLKRHVGEKAEAELVVIENAGHAINAEKPKELYKNLKSFLIDPFTTSKQENHSNGPKVE; this is encoded by the exons atggGTAGTAGTAGCAGATGTTTCAGCTTCACTACATGGAGTGACAGATGGTTCCGTCACTCATTCTCCAAATCCGGCTTAAAATCAACCACCACCGATCTCGGCGACGGAACCGTCATGCATTGTTGGGTTCCAAAAACACTGAAAAAACACAAACCTACTCTTATTCTCATTCACGGAATCGGTGCCAACGCAATGTGGCAATGGAACCGTTTCATTTCACAATTCACGCGCCACTTCAATGTCTACGTACCCGACTTGGTTTTCTTCGGGGATTCAACCACGACCCGACCCGAAAGATCTGAACAGTTTCAAGCTAAGTGTGTTATGGGTTTGTTGGAGGGTCATGGTGTGAGTAGAATGAGTGTGGTTGGGTTGAGTTATGGTGGATTTGTGGCATATAGTATGGCGGCGATGTTTCCGGAGAAGGTGGTGAAATTGGTGGTTTGTTGTGCTGGTGTTTGTATGGAAGATAAGGATATGGATGATGGGTTGTTTCAGGTGAAAAGTGTTGATGAAGCTGTTAGTGTTTTGTTGCCTCAGACACCAGAAATGATTAAGGAGTTGGTTAACCTTACTTTTTTTAAGCCTATTAGAACCTTGCCTAATTGGTTTCTTAATGATTTCATTGAA GTGATGTGTATAGAACACCGCCAGGAGAAGAAAGAACTAATCCAAGCACTGCATAAGGACAGAAATTTGTCCAATCTTCCCAAGATAACCCAa CCTATGTTAATTATCTGGGGAGAACATGACCGTGTATTCCCATTGGAATTAGCACACAGATTAAAACG ACATGTGGGAGAGAAGGCAGAAGCAGAACTAGTGGTAATTGAGAACGCAGGACATGCAATAAATGCAGAGAAGCCGAAAGAATTGTACAAGAATTTGAAATCCTTCCTCATTGATCCCTTCACAACTTCTAAACAAGAAAACCACAGCAATGGTCCTAAGGTGGAGTAG
- the LOC123906252 gene encoding chaperone protein dnaJ A6, chloroplastic-like, which yields MAVAPFGNTSATQWGIRPQIIARSSSIAKFASSRDNVTSRVNFMASPSSTFFARDSLRFNTGSYQTLHRRKGSRFIVRAGTDFYTVLGVSKNSTKAEIKTAYRKLARNYHPDVNKEPGAEEKFKEISNAYEVLSDDEKRSIYDKYGEAGLKGQGMGMGDFSNPFDLFETLFEGMGGGMGSRGSWNGAVDGEDEYYSLILNFKEAVFGVEKEIEIKRLENCGTCDGSGAKPGTKSSRCNTCGGQGRVVTQTRTPLGIFQQSMTCSSCNGTGETRTPCSTCSGDGRVRKSKRISLKVPAGVDSGSRLRVRNEGNTGRRGGSPGDLFVILEVIPDPVLKREDTNILYSCKISYIDAILGTTIKVPTVDGMVDLKIPTGTQPGSTLVMAKKGVPLLNKKNMRGDQMVRVQVEIPKKLSSDERKLIEELSELSKGGKTAASRR from the exons ATGGCTGTTGCACCTTTTGGTAATACATCAGCTACTCAATGGGGAATTCGTCCTCAGATTATTGCCAGATCCAGCTCCATAGCCAAATTCGCATCGTCACGCGATAA TGTTACAAGCAGGGTAAACTTTATGGCTTCCCCAAGTTCAACCTTTTTTGCTCGGGATTCCTTGCGTTTTAACACAGGTTCATATCAAACTTTGCATCGTCGAAAGGGTTCAAGGTTTATAGTTAGAGCTGGCACA GATTTTTACACTGTCCTCGGAGTGTCAAAAAATTCTACTAAAGCTGAAATTAAGACTG CTTATCGGAAGCTAGCCCGGAATTATCATCCAGATGTGAACAA GGAACCTGGTGCAGAAGAGAAATTTAAAGAAATTAGTAATGCATATGAG GTATTATCAGATGATGAGAAACGATCCATATATGACAAATATGGGGAGGCAGGGCTAAAAGGTCAAGGAATGGGCATGGGG GATTTCAGCAATCCTTTTGATCTGTTTGAGACACTATTTGAGGGCATGGGCGGTGGAATGGGCAGCAGAGGCTCTTGGAATGGAGCAGTTGATGGCGAAGATGAGTATTACAGTCTCATTTTGAACTTTAAAGAAGCCGTTTTCGGAGTGGAAAAGGAGATAGAGATTAAGCGACTAGAGAATTGTGGAACCTGCGATGGTTCAGGGGCTAAACCAGGGACTAAATCATCCAGATGTAACACTTGCGGTGGTCAGGGTCGGGTTGTCACACAAACAAGGACTCCGTTAGGTATCTTTCAGCAGTCTATGACTTGCTCGTCTTGCAATGGGACCGGAGAAACTCGAACACCTTGCAGTACATGTTCAGGGGATGGTCGGGTGAGGAAATCAAAGCGGATAAGTCTCAAGGTTCCAGCCGGTGTGGATTCTGGTAGTCGTTTAAGGGTCCGAAATGAAGGTAACACCGGAAGGCGTGGTGGTTCTCCTGGTGACCTCTTTGTTATTCTTGAAGTTATCCCAGATCCCGTGCTTAAACGTGAAGACACAAACATTTTATACTCTTGTAAAATTTCCTATATTGATGCAATCTTGGGGACTACAATTAAGGTTCCAACTGTAGATGGAATGGTGGATTTAAAAATCCCAACTGGGACACAACCAGGATCAACACTTGTTATGGCTAAGAAAGGCGTTCCATTGCTGAATAAAAAGAATATGAGGGGTGATCAAATGGTTCGGGTGCAAGTTGAGATTCCTAAAAAACTGAGCAGCGATGAGAGAAAACTTATCGAGGAACTCTCGGAGTTGAGCAAAGGCGGCAAGACTGCTGCCAGTAGGAGATGA